A genomic segment from Actinoplanes sichuanensis encodes:
- a CDS encoding alpha/beta fold hydrolase yields the protein MDRVDAGVLSVAYRQEGPPDGWPVVLSHGFPYDIHAYDQVVPTLTAHGARVVRPYLRGFGPTRFRSDGTIRSGQQAALGSDLITLIEALGLTRPIVAGYDWGGLASCVATALWPERVAGLVSLAGYDIIDIERQRHAFDPAVEHAVWYQHLFQTDRGRAGLATHRRDLCRMLWRQWSPRWEFDEATFAQTAASFDNPDFVDVVVHAYRHALGQAAGDPAYDDLEARLAARPTITVPAVTLDGATDTLKPGGTADHAAMFEARHEHRLIDAGHNIAQEAPAAFADAVLTVRRWLI from the coding sequence ATGGATCGGGTGGATGCCGGGGTGCTGTCCGTCGCCTACCGGCAGGAGGGCCCGCCGGACGGCTGGCCGGTCGTGCTGTCACACGGTTTCCCCTATGACATCCACGCCTACGACCAGGTCGTTCCGACGCTGACGGCACACGGCGCCCGGGTCGTCCGGCCATACCTGCGGGGCTTCGGCCCGACCCGGTTCCGATCCGACGGCACGATCCGCAGCGGACAACAGGCCGCCCTCGGCTCCGACCTGATCACCCTGATCGAGGCGCTGGGCCTGACCCGACCGATCGTGGCCGGATACGACTGGGGCGGTCTGGCCTCGTGCGTCGCCACCGCGCTGTGGCCGGAGCGGGTGGCCGGTCTGGTGTCGCTGGCCGGCTACGACATCATCGACATCGAGCGGCAGCGGCACGCCTTCGACCCGGCCGTCGAGCATGCGGTGTGGTATCAGCATCTGTTCCAGACCGACCGTGGCCGGGCCGGGCTGGCCACCCACCGCCGGGACCTGTGCCGGATGCTGTGGCGGCAGTGGTCACCGCGGTGGGAGTTCGACGAGGCGACGTTCGCGCAGACCGCCGCCTCGTTCGACAACCCCGATTTCGTCGACGTGGTCGTCCATGCCTACCGGCACGCGCTCGGGCAGGCCGCGGGCGATCCGGCCTACGACGACCTGGAGGCGCGTCTCGCCGCCCGGCCGACGATCACCGTGCCCGCGGTGACCCTGGACGGTGCCACCGACACGCTGAAGCCGGGCGGGACCGCCGACCACGCTGCGATGTTCGAGGCCCGTCACGAACACCGGCTGATCGACGCCGGACACAACATCGCGCAGGAGGCGCCGGCCGCGTTCGCGGACGCCGTGCTCACGGTACGGCGATGGCTGATCTGA
- a CDS encoding beta-sandwich lipoprotein, with protein MRLTRRSTALILAALTILGPALSGCSSDADVASENLSKAAEDFKINRRVVFYNGITDSYILSIEGFCSVETEEGNKLTVTCKVGDDYKKHFLGRSDNVTWFAEQISAANVSTDHYKVYFKPSSIISDVDVK; from the coding sequence ATGAGGCTGACGCGTCGTTCCACGGCATTGATCCTGGCCGCGCTGACCATTCTCGGTCCGGCGCTCTCCGGCTGCAGCTCGGACGCCGACGTGGCCTCGGAGAACCTGTCCAAGGCGGCCGAGGACTTCAAGATCAACCGCCGTGTCGTGTTCTACAACGGGATCACCGACAGCTACATTCTCTCGATCGAGGGTTTCTGCTCGGTCGAAACCGAGGAGGGCAACAAACTCACCGTCACCTGCAAGGTCGGCGACGACTACAAGAAACACTTCCTGGGACGCTCGGACAACGTCACCTGGTTCGCCGAACAAATCAGCGCGGCAAATGTCAGCACCGACCATTACAAAGTCTACTTCAAGCCGTCCAGCATCATTTCGGACGTCGACGTCAAGTAG
- a CDS encoding NAD(P)H-dependent flavin oxidoreductase, producing MQIKTRFTEAYGLSTPIVQAGMAFVGMTPELAVAVSNAGAMGSLGVGLMPAPAVAATIAGIRAGTDGPFHVNLITPFAVDEQIDVLCEAAVPAASFHWGHPPRRWIDRLHDAGVRVFEQVGSVEDAGRAAGDGVDVVVAQGLEAGGHNFATLPTFALVPLVVDAVAPTMVLASGGIADGRGLAAALLLGADGAWIGTRLVATDESAAHDGYKQRLVSAPATATVRTSLFGPETPDFNPMRVLRNRVVDEHPDGGGERPVIGHTVLGGREIELLRYTNLVPMRTVTTGDLDEMPLLSGQGVGLVTAVKAAGTVIADLTAEASALLTRYR from the coding sequence ATGCAGATCAAAACCAGATTCACCGAGGCGTACGGCCTGAGCACCCCGATCGTGCAGGCGGGCATGGCGTTCGTGGGGATGACACCGGAACTCGCCGTGGCGGTGAGCAATGCCGGCGCGATGGGTTCGCTCGGGGTGGGCCTGATGCCCGCCCCGGCGGTGGCCGCGACGATCGCCGGGATCCGTGCCGGGACGGACGGCCCGTTCCACGTCAACCTGATCACCCCGTTCGCCGTCGACGAGCAGATCGACGTGCTCTGCGAGGCGGCGGTACCGGCGGCGTCGTTCCACTGGGGGCACCCGCCCCGGCGGTGGATCGACCGGCTGCACGATGCCGGGGTGCGGGTGTTCGAGCAGGTCGGGTCGGTCGAGGACGCCGGGCGGGCCGCCGGTGACGGTGTCGACGTGGTGGTCGCGCAGGGTCTGGAGGCGGGTGGCCACAACTTCGCCACGCTGCCCACGTTCGCGCTGGTGCCGCTGGTGGTGGACGCGGTCGCGCCGACCATGGTGCTGGCCTCGGGCGGGATCGCCGACGGGCGTGGGCTGGCCGCCGCCCTGCTGCTGGGCGCCGACGGCGCGTGGATCGGCACCCGGCTGGTCGCCACCGACGAGTCGGCCGCCCACGACGGCTACAAGCAGCGGCTGGTGTCCGCCCCGGCGACCGCGACGGTACGCACCTCGTTGTTCGGCCCGGAGACCCCCGACTTCAACCCGATGCGGGTCCTCCGCAACCGGGTCGTCGACGAACACCCGGACGGCGGCGGCGAACGCCCGGTCATCGGCCACACCGTCCTCGGCGGTCGGGAGATCGAACTACTGCGCTACACCAACCTGGTCCCGATGCGTACCGTGACCACCGGCGACCTGGACGAGATGCCCCTGCTGTCCGGCCAGGGCGTCGGCCTGGTCACCGCGGTGAAGGCGGCCGGCACGGTGATCGCCGACCTGACCGCCGAGGCCTCCGCGCTGTTGACCCGATACCGCTGA
- a CDS encoding MarR family winged helix-turn-helix transcriptional regulator, which yields MPDVEVTATVLGRIIVQAGRTLDGPFGEVLERYSLTRNAWWLLTELYRTRDGDLAPLGEHARRSGLAASSATIATEQLNNRRLVRRWRPKDNRRTTFVAITDAGVDLVDCARLDLERSVAGLYELFDRDDRRTLHLLLSRIVTNGGLEQSDPPA from the coding sequence ATGCCGGACGTCGAGGTCACTGCCACGGTTCTGGGCAGGATCATCGTGCAGGCCGGGCGCACACTCGACGGGCCGTTCGGCGAGGTGCTCGAACGCTACAGTCTCACCCGTAACGCCTGGTGGTTGCTGACCGAGCTGTACCGGACGAGAGACGGCGACCTGGCGCCACTGGGCGAGCACGCCCGTCGGAGCGGCCTTGCGGCGTCGTCGGCCACGATCGCCACCGAGCAGCTGAACAACCGTCGGCTGGTCAGGCGCTGGCGGCCGAAAGACAATCGGCGCACGACCTTTGTCGCGATCACCGATGCCGGTGTCGATCTCGTCGATTGCGCGCGGTTGGATCTCGAACGGTCCGTGGCCGGTCTGTACGAGCTGTTCGATCGCGACGATCGCCGGACGCTGCACCTCCTGTTGTCCCGGATCGTCACCAACGGTGGTTTGGAACAGTCCGACCCGCCGGCGTGA
- a CDS encoding response regulator has protein sequence MRDTATASRRKHTILTVTRDTGTRELIKFMLRTVGFNTAEAVDSPSAIETIHRSRPDLVILDQDLDRSNCLATCFRMRGLDATHAAPILILADRIAELDPSVARSAGVAGFVPKPVRMPDLVESVGLLLPWRRERKSRISLPFGPQRHTR, from the coding sequence ATGCGAGACACCGCCACCGCCTCCCGCCGGAAACACACGATCCTGACCGTCACCCGCGACACCGGGACGCGAGAACTGATCAAGTTCATGCTCCGCACGGTGGGATTCAACACCGCAGAGGCCGTGGACAGCCCGAGCGCGATCGAAACGATCCACCGATCACGCCCGGACCTGGTGATCCTCGACCAGGACCTGGATCGTTCGAACTGCCTGGCCACCTGCTTTCGCATGCGGGGACTCGACGCAACGCACGCCGCTCCGATCCTCATCCTGGCCGACCGGATCGCGGAACTGGACCCGTCCGTCGCGCGCTCCGCCGGTGTCGCCGGATTCGTGCCGAAGCCGGTGCGCATGCCGGACCTGGTGGAGTCGGTTGGCCTGCTGCTGCCATGGCGTCGTGAGCGGAAGTCCAGGATCTCGCTGCCGTTCGGGCCGCAACGCCACACGCGGTGA
- a CDS encoding sensor histidine kinase, with translation MGHLPGAVVGISVGVIVTIQLSVLILAIVVDRNRIRRQAAVAVAAKRAQLHRRHPVDDLFREIGTGLPALAGSLACQLRSPLADMSAEAESLHREAPHLFDEHRVLLENVRAGIRRLQEATEALLEYATADSIPLSLTDVDLTALAAFVVADRCALSIGPVPRVLVSPLPTVRGDAALLRQALDNLVRNAIEHAIPGRPAQVTIAAAQVGPSAWRIEVMDRGVGITTTNRAHPFAAFRRGRDDRRSSSGTGLGLAVVERVVQRHGGSTGADAVPGGGARFWFTLSAGGPVDQW, from the coding sequence GTGGGTCATCTGCCAGGAGCCGTTGTCGGCATCAGTGTCGGCGTCATTGTGACGATCCAATTGTCGGTGCTCATCCTGGCGATCGTCGTCGACCGCAACCGGATCCGTCGACAGGCTGCCGTGGCGGTTGCGGCGAAGCGGGCACAACTGCACCGCCGGCACCCGGTCGACGACCTGTTTCGCGAGATCGGAACAGGGTTGCCGGCCTTGGCCGGATCGTTGGCGTGCCAGTTGCGTTCGCCCCTGGCCGACATGTCCGCTGAAGCCGAGTCACTGCATCGTGAGGCTCCGCACCTGTTCGACGAACATCGCGTTCTTCTCGAGAACGTCAGAGCCGGAATACGCCGCCTGCAGGAGGCGACCGAGGCTCTGCTGGAGTACGCCACGGCGGACAGCATTCCGCTGTCGCTCACTGACGTCGACCTCACAGCGCTGGCCGCGTTCGTGGTCGCCGACCGTTGTGCTCTGAGCATCGGGCCGGTCCCGCGTGTCCTGGTGAGCCCTCTGCCCACGGTACGCGGGGATGCGGCTCTCCTCCGACAGGCACTCGACAACCTCGTCAGGAACGCCATCGAGCACGCGATTCCGGGACGGCCGGCTCAGGTGACGATCGCCGCCGCCCAGGTAGGCCCCTCGGCGTGGCGTATCGAGGTCATGGATCGTGGTGTCGGGATCACCACCACGAACCGGGCACATCCATTCGCGGCCTTTCGGCGTGGCCGCGACGACCGCAGGTCTTCCAGCGGCACCGGCCTGGGGTTGGCCGTGGTCGAGCGGGTCGTCCAGCGCCACGGTGGTAGCACCGGAGCCGACGCGGTTCCGGGCGGCGGCGCTCGGTTCTGGTTCACCCTCTCTGCCGGAGGGCCGGTTGATCAGTGGTGA
- a CDS encoding sensor histidine kinase, translating into MERKGSILALSGVVLFLTVAAALALAAGQVLYSRAEADFARKSEVIERSVTAEIERYRVALADVAAAASVPEKVDAAAFADLTEPLTRRRLPGAAAVNLVVAAATADVPTVQRRWRALGDPALRLRPVGAGQHFFSVLSRPLDDRPPRLGVDAAKVPEARDVLLRAQNTGQMAISRAYRLLRDSELPVAEQQLSFVLAAPVARNEPTWVVMAFRGTDFLREAIGLAAGDEADVTLSEFGTSVVTVAEWRPERVDDALPGYETTIDVPQRAWQLDIRPTVSLLPPTGVGLQVTATIIGTVLALVLAVPISVLWIARERAARQVIRATDELRADIHRREQIEHELRMREVELVGFAGVVAHDLRAPLAMVTGYVEVLRDETAGLLTEDHRVFLDRLQAGTHRMHSMLEDLLAYATADSMPLRATEVDLSGLVAEIVGELCAAPSALPPHIQVGEMPRVVGDPTLLRQIFYNLVGNAVKYTEPGAPATVEISAVQQGPSAYRVEIADRGIGIPPDQRAHVFDPFIRVAGSERFPGTGLGLAIVRRVVERHGGRIDVDGNIGGGSRFRFTLPAAPAAPTRTEGPEMAGPSALSSRGHGD; encoded by the coding sequence GTGGAACGGAAGGGATCGATCCTCGCGCTGTCGGGTGTCGTGTTGTTTCTGACAGTGGCCGCGGCGCTGGCCCTGGCCGCGGGCCAGGTGCTCTACAGCCGCGCCGAGGCTGATTTCGCCCGCAAGTCCGAGGTGATCGAAAGGTCGGTGACCGCCGAGATCGAGCGGTATCGGGTGGCGTTGGCTGATGTCGCCGCAGCGGCCTCCGTGCCCGAAAAGGTGGACGCAGCCGCCTTCGCGGATCTGACGGAACCACTTACCCGGCGCCGTCTACCAGGGGCCGCCGCGGTGAACCTGGTCGTGGCGGCGGCGACCGCCGACGTCCCCACCGTTCAGCGCCGATGGCGGGCACTCGGCGATCCTGCTCTCCGGCTGCGTCCGGTCGGGGCCGGGCAGCACTTCTTCTCGGTGCTCAGCCGTCCGCTGGACGACAGGCCACCTCGACTCGGCGTCGACGCCGCCAAGGTTCCGGAGGCCCGTGACGTGCTGTTACGGGCGCAGAACACCGGACAGATGGCGATCAGCCGGGCCTATCGGCTCCTGCGGGACTCGGAGTTGCCGGTGGCCGAGCAGCAACTCTCGTTCGTTCTGGCCGCTCCGGTCGCACGGAACGAGCCGACCTGGGTGGTCATGGCGTTCCGCGGGACCGACTTTCTCCGGGAAGCCATCGGGCTCGCGGCCGGGGACGAAGCCGATGTGACGCTGTCCGAGTTCGGCACGTCGGTCGTCACGGTCGCCGAATGGCGACCGGAGCGGGTCGACGACGCGCTACCCGGCTACGAGACGACCATCGACGTGCCACAGCGGGCCTGGCAGCTCGACATCCGTCCGACGGTGTCCCTGCTGCCCCCGACGGGTGTCGGGTTGCAAGTCACGGCGACGATCATCGGCACCGTGCTTGCCTTGGTGCTGGCGGTTCCCATCAGCGTCCTGTGGATCGCCCGGGAGCGGGCGGCGCGGCAGGTGATCCGGGCCACCGACGAACTGCGGGCCGACATCCACCGCCGGGAACAGATCGAGCACGAGTTGCGGATGCGGGAGGTCGAGCTGGTCGGTTTCGCCGGTGTCGTCGCGCACGACCTGCGCGCGCCGCTCGCCATGGTCACCGGCTACGTCGAAGTGCTGCGTGATGAGACGGCCGGGTTACTCACCGAAGACCACCGCGTCTTTCTCGACCGTTTGCAGGCCGGAACCCACCGGATGCACTCCATGCTCGAGGACCTTCTGGCCTACGCCACCGCAGACAGCATGCCGCTGCGGGCCACCGAAGTGGATCTCTCGGGGCTGGTCGCCGAGATCGTCGGCGAATTGTGCGCCGCCCCGTCTGCCCTTCCGCCTCACATCCAGGTCGGGGAGATGCCCCGAGTCGTCGGGGACCCGACGCTGCTGCGCCAGATCTTCTACAACCTCGTCGGTAATGCGGTCAAGTACACCGAGCCGGGAGCGCCGGCGACCGTCGAGATCAGCGCCGTTCAGCAGGGCCCGTCGGCGTATCGGGTCGAAATCGCCGACCGCGGCATCGGCATCCCGCCGGACCAGCGGGCACACGTCTTCGATCCGTTCATCAGGGTGGCCGGCAGCGAACGCTTCCCAGGCACCGGACTGGGTCTGGCCATCGTGCGCCGAGTCGTCGAACGGCACGGCGGCCGCATCGACGTCGACGGCAACATCGGCGGTGGCAGCCGGTTCCGGTTCACGCTTCCCGCCGCACCGGCGGCGCCGACCCGAACCGAGGGTCCCGAAATGGCGGGACCTTCGGCCCTGTCCTCCCGGGGCCACGGCGACTGA
- a CDS encoding MerR family transcriptional regulator: MNDGEPDETPTLRTIGQLAQRVGLPVRTVRFWSDIGILPPTGRTNGNYRLYDDAAVLRCELVLTLRELGLGLEAIQQIMAEQTTLARVAAVHVAALDAEIRTLRLRRAVLSTVARRGSTLEEAVHMRKLAHLSVTERQRTLRDFVDRTFDGLALDADAETVREWMREIPDLLPDDPTADQVDAWIELADLVTDPAFTHRLRRMLTAESEDLLGYDLRPAVLELAGHALAEDITPDSPRGREIVDRIVETTRPSMREALADQLELLADPSLERFWTLTAVLQGRDPGPTAIPAFRWLISGLRSAIAVP, from the coding sequence ATGAACGATGGTGAGCCGGACGAGACACCCACCCTGCGCACCATCGGGCAGCTTGCTCAGCGCGTCGGGCTTCCGGTGCGTACCGTCCGTTTCTGGTCGGACATCGGCATCCTGCCGCCGACCGGGCGTACCAACGGCAACTACCGGCTGTACGACGACGCGGCCGTCCTCCGCTGCGAACTCGTCCTGACCCTGCGCGAACTCGGGCTCGGACTGGAGGCCATCCAGCAGATCATGGCCGAGCAGACGACCCTCGCACGGGTGGCCGCGGTCCACGTCGCCGCCCTGGACGCCGAGATACGCACGTTGCGCCTGCGTCGGGCGGTGCTGAGCACAGTGGCCAGACGAGGCAGCACTCTTGAGGAGGCCGTGCACATGCGTAAACTCGCCCACCTGTCGGTGACCGAACGACAGCGGACTCTCCGCGACTTCGTCGACCGCACCTTCGACGGGCTCGCTCTCGACGCCGATGCCGAGACGGTCCGCGAGTGGATGCGTGAGATCCCCGATCTGCTCCCGGACGACCCGACCGCCGACCAGGTCGACGCCTGGATCGAACTGGCCGACCTGGTCACCGATCCGGCCTTCACGCACCGTCTGCGACGGATGCTGACCGCCGAATCCGAAGACCTGCTGGGGTACGACCTACGCCCGGCCGTGCTGGAGCTGGCCGGTCACGCGCTGGCCGAGGACATCACGCCCGACTCACCACGGGGCCGCGAGATCGTCGACCGCATCGTCGAAACGACCCGGCCCAGCATGCGCGAGGCCCTGGCCGACCAGTTGGAACTGCTGGCCGACCCGTCCCTGGAACGTTTCTGGACCCTGACCGCCGTGCTGCAGGGCCGTGACCCCGGCCCCACCGCGATCCCCGCCTTCCGATGGCTGATCAGCGGACTCAGATCAGCCATCGCCGTACCGTGA